A stretch of the Desulfocurvus vexinensis DSM 17965 genome encodes the following:
- the glp gene encoding gephyrin-like molybdotransferase Glp, translating into MQGGFFKVLSPGEFTALLRGFAPLPPEEAPLAALAGRALARDVTAREDLPLVDRSCMDGFAVRARDLFGATEANPAYLELMAELAIDVQPDFELAPGHCAAIVTGGTLPRGADAVVMVEHTADLGAGTIEFRKSPAPADNVMLRGEDARAGHTALAAGTVLRPQEIGLLAALGFEAATVRARPRVAILSTGDELVPVAATVRPGQVRDVNSHTLAALARAAGAEPVLHGLVPDEARALEAALAAAVADSDVVLVSGGSSVGVRDLTQAAIEAQPDARILAHGVAISPGKPTILARVGTKAVWGLPGQVTSAQVVMLAFGCPLLRHLAGDAGAFDPARRRTVRARLARNVHSKPGREDYVRVALERDGTGALAVPLAGKSGLLRTLVQARGLVCIPAESEGMDAGAAVDVWLLD; encoded by the coding sequence GTGCAAGGCGGTTTCTTCAAGGTCCTGTCCCCCGGCGAGTTCACCGCCCTGCTGCGCGGCTTCGCCCCCCTGCCCCCCGAGGAGGCGCCCCTGGCCGCGCTGGCCGGGCGCGCCCTGGCCCGGGACGTGACCGCCCGCGAGGACCTGCCCCTGGTGGACCGCTCGTGCATGGACGGCTTCGCCGTGCGCGCCCGCGACCTGTTCGGCGCCACCGAGGCCAACCCGGCCTACCTGGAGCTGATGGCCGAGCTGGCCATCGACGTGCAGCCCGATTTCGAGCTGGCCCCGGGCCACTGCGCGGCCATCGTCACCGGCGGCACCCTGCCCCGGGGCGCCGACGCGGTGGTCATGGTCGAGCACACCGCCGACCTGGGCGCGGGCACCATCGAATTCCGCAAATCCCCGGCCCCGGCGGACAACGTCATGCTACGCGGCGAGGACGCCCGGGCCGGGCACACGGCCCTGGCCGCCGGAACCGTGCTGCGGCCCCAGGAGATCGGCCTGCTGGCGGCCCTGGGCTTCGAGGCCGCCACGGTGCGCGCCCGGCCCCGGGTGGCCATCCTGTCCACCGGCGACGAGCTGGTGCCCGTGGCCGCCACCGTGCGCCCGGGGCAGGTGCGCGACGTGAACTCGCACACCCTGGCCGCCCTGGCCCGCGCCGCCGGGGCCGAGCCCGTGCTGCACGGGCTGGTGCCCGACGAGGCCCGGGCCCTGGAAGCGGCCCTGGCCGCCGCCGTGGCGGACAGCGACGTGGTGCTCGTGTCGGGCGGCTCGTCCGTTGGCGTGCGCGACCTGACCCAGGCGGCCATCGAGGCCCAGCCCGACGCCCGCATCCTGGCCCACGGCGTGGCCATCAGCCCGGGCAAGCCGACCATCCTGGCCCGGGTGGGCACCAAGGCCGTGTGGGGGCTGCCCGGGCAGGTGACCTCGGCCCAGGTGGTCATGCTGGCCTTCGGCTGCCCGCTGCTGCGCCACCTGGCGGGCGACGCCGGGGCCTTCGACCCGGCCCGGCGGCGCACGGTGCGCGCGCGCCTGGCGCGCAACGTCCACTCCAAGCCCGGGCGCGAGGACTACGTACGCGTGGCCCTGGAGCGCGACGGGACCGGAGCGCTGGCTGTGCCCCTGGCGGGCAAGTCGGGCCTGCTGCGGACCCTGGTCCAGGCCCGGGGGCTGGTGTGCATCCCCGCCGAAAGCGAAGGCATGGACGCCGGGGCGGCGGTGGACGTCTGGCTGCTGGACTGA
- a CDS encoding LysM peptidoglycan-binding domain-containing protein: MHKSLVRAIAPVLFAVLLLGALPGCAMKKPVADADLAAPPDARHEASRASRPDLAPRLDDDALTQDEDTPLTAEERKALESDLGITFELDERDTEEVRAFFTYFTHKGRKHFEAWLKRSERYLPYVRRVFAERGLPHELVYLPFVESGYNTAVRSRAGAQGMWQFMPFTGKKYGLHVGWWLDERNDPYKATHAAADYLTKLHGDFGDWYLALAAYNAGEGRVAKAIARSGCDDFFELSQMQQGKTKGGRRSYYLPQETRHYVPKLMAVIKIVRNLEALGFEKPNWDGPDTVASMQVPPKTDLRALAKHLGMTWEDFKAHNPAFLEAGSHPDKPSTVYLPDAAMAAQAQVWATGAGFKEFGGYYTFYKVQNGDSWYRISNRFGVPVGVLKNYNNVSSNLLRKGQVLKVPGKGEAGATAARMQKQPSAKAKTKDIAKAKADGKSVRQLAQSRSNYVIQSGDSLWSVAKKYNTTPDNLAAANGISTKTTLKIGQRLYIPDQSRLAAKQSRKDAERAKTAISYKVKSGDTLYSIAKRFGVSTEAILTWNNLSSPRIYPGDSLKLYQ; this comes from the coding sequence ATGCACAAATCCCTGGTCCGCGCAATCGCGCCTGTGCTGTTCGCGGTGCTGCTCCTGGGGGCCCTGCCCGGCTGCGCCATGAAAAAACCGGTGGCGGACGCGGACCTGGCCGCCCCGCCCGACGCGCGGCACGAGGCCTCAAGAGCTTCCCGGCCCGACCTGGCCCCCCGCCTCGACGACGACGCCCTGACCCAAGACGAAGACACCCCGCTGACCGCCGAAGAACGCAAGGCTCTGGAAAGCGACTTGGGCATCACCTTCGAACTCGACGAGCGCGACACCGAAGAGGTCCGCGCGTTCTTCACCTATTTCACCCACAAGGGCCGCAAGCATTTCGAAGCCTGGCTCAAGCGCTCGGAGCGCTATCTGCCCTATGTGCGCCGGGTGTTCGCCGAGCGCGGGCTGCCCCACGAGCTGGTCTACCTGCCCTTCGTGGAGAGCGGCTACAACACCGCCGTGCGCTCCCGCGCGGGCGCCCAGGGCATGTGGCAGTTCATGCCCTTCACGGGCAAGAAGTACGGGCTGCACGTGGGCTGGTGGCTGGACGAGCGCAACGACCCCTACAAGGCCACCCACGCCGCCGCCGACTATCTGACCAAGCTGCACGGCGACTTTGGCGACTGGTATCTGGCCCTGGCCGCCTACAACGCGGGCGAAGGCCGCGTGGCCAAGGCCATCGCGCGCAGCGGCTGCGATGACTTCTTCGAGCTGTCGCAGATGCAGCAGGGCAAGACCAAGGGCGGCCGCCGCTCCTACTACCTGCCCCAGGAGACGCGCCATTACGTGCCCAAGCTCATGGCCGTCATTAAGATCGTGCGCAACCTCGAGGCCCTGGGCTTCGAGAAACCCAACTGGGACGGCCCGGACACCGTGGCTTCCATGCAGGTGCCGCCCAAGACCGACCTGCGGGCCCTGGCCAAACACCTGGGCATGACCTGGGAGGACTTCAAGGCCCACAACCCGGCCTTCCTGGAGGCTGGCAGCCACCCCGACAAGCCCTCCACCGTCTACCTGCCCGATGCGGCCATGGCCGCCCAGGCCCAGGTCTGGGCCACGGGCGCGGGCTTCAAGGAATTCGGCGGCTACTACACCTTCTACAAGGTGCAAAACGGCGACTCCTGGTACCGCATCTCCAACCGCTTCGGCGTGCCCGTGGGCGTGCTCAAGAACTACAACAACGTCAGCTCGAACCTGCTGCGCAAGGGCCAGGTGCTCAAGGTGCCCGGCAAGGGCGAGGCCGGTGCCACCGCCGCGCGCATGCAGAAGCAACCCTCCGCCAAGGCCAAGACCAAGGACATCGCCAAGGCCAAGGCCGACGGCAAGTCCGTGCGCCAGCTGGCGCAGTCGCGCTCCAACTACGTGATCCAGTCCGGCGATTCCCTGTGGTCCGTGGCCAAGAAGTACAACACCACCCCGGACAACCTCGCCGCCGCCAACGGAATCAGCACCAAGACCACCCTCAAGATCGGCCAGCGCCTGTACATCCCCGACCAGAGCCGCCTGGCCGCCAAACAGTCGCGCAAGGACGCCGAGCGCGCCAAGACGGCCATCTCCTACAAGGTCAAGTCCGGCGACACCCTGTACTCCATCGCCAAGCGCTTCGGCGTGAGCACCGAGGCCATCCTGACCTGGAACAACCTGTCCTCCCCGCGCATCTACCCCGGGGACAGCCTGAAGCTCTACCAGTAG
- a CDS encoding molybdopterin biosynthesis protein, whose product MKRNIYLDTVPIEEALERVRAALDRDALLGVETVPTHETAGRVTAHGVYAKLSSPTYHSAAMDGIAVRAEATFMAREGQPLTLARGRDFVAVNTGNPLPPGMDAVIMVENVVQADDDAVTIEAPAFPWQHVRRIGEDIVATELLMPQNHPLSAYDVGALLSAGIWELDVRRRVKIAIIPTGDEVLDFTARPEPKPGQVVESNSQVFVALARAWGFEATRVPPVPDDPEALAGAVARALASDAHIVVIGAGSSAGSKDYSRAIMERFGTVLVHGIQAMPGKPSLLGVAGPEHGGKLLVGAPGYPVSAVVCFEELLAPLAAWMTRKIARRRPRVQAELTRRVPSKLGMEEFLRLSIGRVGGKYVATPLARGAGMITTMTRAQGLMRIPANAEGVEQGETVQAELLVPAAALDDILVAVGSHDNTMDLLADALMGRQAPIRLASTHVGSMGGIMAVKNGSCHLAGIHLFDPESGDYNFPFLDKYLPGRELTVVNLAIRHQGLMVAPGNPKGIAGVADLARPDVRFINRQRGAGTRILLDDHLKRAGIAPEAVAGYDKEEFTHMAVAVNVLTGAADCGLGIRAAARALGLDFVPLARERYDLLIPSAHLEDPKIQAMLELVRDAAFQERIKALGGYETALTGQTMRPGLGLGEDA is encoded by the coding sequence ATGAAGCGCAACATCTATCTGGACACCGTGCCCATCGAGGAAGCCCTGGAGCGCGTGCGCGCCGCCCTGGACCGCGACGCCCTGCTGGGGGTGGAAACCGTGCCCACCCACGAGACCGCCGGACGCGTGACCGCACACGGAGTGTATGCCAAACTGTCATCGCCTACGTATCACAGCGCAGCCATGGACGGCATCGCCGTGCGCGCCGAGGCCACCTTCATGGCCCGCGAGGGCCAGCCCCTGACCCTGGCCCGGGGCCGCGACTTCGTGGCCGTGAACACCGGCAACCCCCTGCCCCCGGGCATGGACGCGGTGATCATGGTCGAAAACGTGGTCCAGGCCGACGACGACGCCGTGACCATCGAGGCCCCGGCCTTCCCCTGGCAGCATGTGCGGCGCATCGGCGAGGACATCGTGGCCACCGAGCTGCTCATGCCCCAGAACCACCCGCTCTCGGCCTACGATGTGGGCGCCCTGCTTTCGGCGGGCATCTGGGAGCTCGACGTCCGCCGCCGGGTGAAGATCGCCATCATCCCCACCGGCGACGAGGTGCTGGACTTCACCGCCCGGCCCGAGCCCAAGCCGGGGCAGGTGGTGGAGAGCAACTCCCAGGTCTTCGTGGCCCTGGCCCGGGCCTGGGGCTTCGAGGCCACGCGCGTGCCCCCGGTGCCCGACGACCCCGAGGCCCTGGCCGGGGCCGTGGCCCGGGCCCTGGCAAGCGACGCGCACATCGTGGTCATCGGCGCGGGCTCGTCGGCGGGCAGCAAGGACTACTCCCGGGCGATCATGGAGCGCTTCGGCACGGTGCTGGTCCACGGCATCCAGGCCATGCCCGGCAAGCCTTCGCTGCTGGGCGTGGCCGGGCCGGAGCACGGCGGCAAGCTGCTGGTGGGCGCGCCGGGCTATCCCGTGAGCGCGGTGGTCTGCTTCGAAGAGCTGCTGGCGCCCCTGGCCGCCTGGATGACGCGCAAGATCGCCCGCCGCCGCCCGCGCGTGCAGGCCGAACTGACGCGCCGCGTGCCGTCCAAGCTGGGCATGGAGGAATTCCTGCGCCTGTCCATCGGCCGGGTCGGCGGCAAGTACGTAGCCACGCCCCTGGCGCGCGGGGCGGGCATGATCACCACCATGACCCGCGCCCAGGGCCTGATGCGCATCCCGGCCAACGCCGAGGGCGTGGAGCAGGGCGAGACCGTGCAGGCCGAGCTGCTGGTGCCCGCCGCCGCCCTGGACGACATCCTCGTGGCCGTGGGCTCCCACGACAACACCATGGACCTGCTGGCCGACGCCCTCATGGGCCGCCAGGCGCCCATCCGCCTGGCCTCGACCCACGTCGGCTCCATGGGCGGCATCATGGCCGTGAAGAACGGCTCCTGCCACCTGGCGGGCATCCACCTCTTCGACCCCGAGTCCGGCGACTACAACTTCCCCTTCCTGGACAAGTACCTGCCCGGGCGCGAGCTGACCGTGGTCAACCTGGCCATCCGCCACCAGGGGCTGATGGTCGCCCCGGGCAACCCCAAGGGCATTGCGGGCGTGGCCGACCTGGCCCGGCCCGACGTGCGCTTCATCAACCGCCAGCGCGGCGCAGGCACGCGCATCCTGCTGGACGACCACCTGAAGCGGGCGGGCATCGCCCCCGAGGCCGTGGCCGGGTACGACAAGGAGGAGTTCACGCACATGGCCGTGGCCGTCAACGTGCTCACCGGCGCGGCAGACTGCGGCCTGGGCATCCGGGCCGCGGCCCGGGCCCTGGGGCTGGACTTCGTGCCCCTGGCCCGCGAGCGCTACGACCTGCTCATCCCCTCGGCCCACCTGGAGGACCCCAAGATCCAGGCCATGCTCGAGCTGGTGCGCGACGCGGCCTTCCAGGAGCGCATCAAGGCCCTGGGCGGCTACGAGACGGCCCTCACGGGCCAGACCATGCGCCCGGGCCTGGGCCTGGGGGAAGACGCATAG
- a CDS encoding TrmH family RNA methyltransferase, whose protein sequence is MKASQESGQDSVVPGRKPVLELLDAAPERVDTVFLQKGARGLEISQIVEFCKRARVRFRLVERVELERLFPGNTQGVVARVREAGYASFEELLRTALDAPLPLLLALDQVQDPGNVGALARTLYALGGAGLVVPQDRTAFLGGAAAKASAGALARLPVARVVNLARALDQALDQGWNVYATVAEPGAVPLFDAPLYTPAVLVLGNEEKGVRPGVQKRATACVTIPMARPFDSLNVAQAGAVVLGEFARRRWARRGQGGGA, encoded by the coding sequence ATGAAAGCAAGTCAGGAGTCAGGCCAGGACAGCGTCGTTCCGGGCCGCAAGCCCGTGCTGGAACTGCTGGACGCCGCACCCGAGCGGGTGGATACGGTGTTCCTGCAGAAAGGGGCACGTGGGCTAGAGATTTCACAAATCGTCGAATTTTGCAAGCGTGCCCGGGTGCGCTTCCGGCTGGTGGAGCGCGTGGAGCTGGAGCGCCTGTTCCCGGGCAACACCCAGGGCGTCGTGGCCCGGGTGCGCGAGGCGGGCTACGCGAGCTTCGAGGAGCTGTTGCGCACGGCCCTGGACGCGCCCTTGCCGCTGCTGCTGGCCCTGGACCAGGTCCAGGACCCCGGCAACGTCGGCGCCCTGGCGCGGACCCTGTACGCCCTGGGCGGCGCCGGGCTCGTGGTGCCGCAGGACCGCACGGCCTTTCTGGGCGGCGCGGCGGCCAAGGCCAGCGCCGGGGCCCTGGCCCGGCTGCCCGTGGCGCGGGTGGTCAACCTGGCCCGCGCCCTGGACCAGGCCCTGGACCAGGGCTGGAACGTCTACGCCACCGTGGCCGAGCCCGGGGCCGTGCCGCTGTTCGACGCGCCCCTGTACACCCCGGCGGTGCTCGTGCTGGGCAACGAGGAGAAGGGCGTGCGCCCGGGGGTGCAAAAGCGGGCCACCGCCTGCGTGACCATCCCCATGGCCCGGCCCTTCGATTCCCTCAACGTGGCCCAGGCCGGAGCCGTGGTGCTGGGCGAGTTCGCCCGCAGGCGCTGGGCCCGGCGCGGGCAGGGCGGCGGGGCCTGA